In Zea mays cultivar B73 chromosome 7, Zm-B73-REFERENCE-NAM-5.0, whole genome shotgun sequence, the following proteins share a genomic window:
- the LOC677667 gene encoding Trehalose 6-phosphate phosphatase RA3, with protein sequence MTKRTAFAADDAIIAAAAAVTSQPGRRFTSYPPARARGGCRLAPAVAAAARQATDDPGAAGSWPELVVPRHADFDDWMEKHPSALAAFESVLAAAKGKKIVMFLDYDGTLSPIVRDPDSAVMSEEMRDAVRGVAEHFPTAIVSGRCRDKVFNFVKLAELYYAGSHGMDIKGPTAQSKHTKAKAGAVLCQPARAFLPVIEEVYRALTASTAPIPGATVENNKFCLSVHFRCVQEEKWRALEEQVRSVLKEYPDLRLTKGRKVLEIRPSIKWDKGNALQFLLESLGFAGSNSVFPIYIGDDSTDEDAFKVLRNLGQGIGILVSKIPKETRASYSLREPSEVEEFLRKLVSWSKESRQRD encoded by the exons ATGACGAAGCGCACCGCCTTCGCCGCGGACGACGCGatcatcgccgccgccgccgccgtcacgTCGCAGCCCGGCCGGCGGTTCACGTCGTACCCGCcggcgagggcgcgcggcggaTGCAGGCTGgccccggcggtggcggcggcggcgcgccagGCCACGGACGACCCCGGCGCCGCTGGGTCCTGGCCAGAACTAGTCGTGCCGCGGCACGCCGACTTCGACGACTGGATG GAGAAGCACCCGTCGGCATTGGCCGCGTTCGAGTCGGTGCTGGCCGCCGCCAAAGGCAAGAAGATCGTCATGTTCCTCGACTACGACGGCACCCTGTCGCCGATCGTCAGGGACCCCGACAGCGCCGTCATGTCCGAGGAG ATGCGGGACGCGGTGAGAGGCGTGGCCGAGCACTTCCCGACGGCGATCGTGAGCGGGAGGTGTAGAGACAAG GTGTTCAACTTCGTGAAGCTGGCGGAGCTGTACTACGCCGGGAGCCACGGCATGGACATCAAGGGCCCCACAGCACAGTCCAAGCACACCAAGGCAAAG GCCGGAGCCGTTCTATGCCAACCTGCGAGGGCGTTCCTGCCGGTCATTGAGGAG GTGTACCGCGCGCTGACGGCGAGCACGGCGCCGATCCCCGGCGCGACGGTGGAGAACAACAAGTTCTGCCTCTCCGTCCACTTCCGCTGCGTCCAGGAGGAG AAATGGCGCGCTCTGGAGGAGCAGGTCCGGTCGGTGCTCAAGGAGTACCCGGACCTCCGCCTCACCAAGGGCAGGAAGGTCCTCGAGATCCGGCCGTCCATCAAGTGGGACAAGGGCAACGCCCTGCAGTTCTTGCTCGAGTCTCTCG GTTTTGCTGGCAGTAACAGTGTCTTCCCGATATATATCGGAGACGATAGCACCGACGAGGACGCGTTCAAG GTCCTGCGCAACTTGGGGCAAGGGATCGGGATCCTGGTGAGCAAGATTCCGAAGGAGACCCGCGCATCCTACTCCCTGCGTGAACCTTCTGAG GTGGAGGAGTTCCTGCGCAAGTTGGTCAGCTGGTCCAAGGAGAGCAGGCAACGGGACTAG
- the LOC732774 gene encoding ramosa 3 isoform X1 — MTKHAAYSSEDVVAAVAAPAPAGRHFTSFQALKGAPLDCKKHAAVDLSASGAAVVGGGPWFESMKASSPRRAADAEHGDWMEKHPSALAQFEPLLAAAKGKQIVMFLDYDGTLSPIVEDPDRAVMSEEMREAVRRVAEHFPTAIVSGRCRDKVLNFVKLTELYYAGSHGMDIQGPAACRQPNHVQQVVHTQAEAAAVHYQAASEFLPVIEEVFRTLTAKMESIAGARVEHNKYCLSVHFRCVREEEWNAVNEEVRSVLREYPNLKLTHGRKVLEIRPSIKWDKGKALEFLLKSLGYAGRNDVFPIYIGDDRTDEDAFKVLRNMGQGIGILVSKLPKETAASYSLSDPAEVKEFLRKLANKKGARQP; from the exons ATGACGAAGCACGCCGCCTACTCCAGCGAGGACGTGGTCGCGGCCgtggcggcgccggcgccggccggCCGGCATTTCACGTCGTTCCAGGCGCTGAAGGGCGCGCCCCTCGACTGCAAGAAGCACGCCGCCGTGGACCTGTCCGCGTCCGGGGCGGCCGTCGTGGGCGGCGGCCCCTGGTTTGAGTCCATGAAGGCTTCGTCGCCGCGGCGCGCCGCCGACGCCGAGCACGGCGACTGGATG GAGAAGCACCCGTCCGCATTGGCCCAGTTCGAGCCGCTGCTTGCCGCCGCCAAGGGGAAGCAGATCGTGATGTTCCTGGACTACGACGGCACCCTGTCACCGATCGTCGAGGACCCCGACCGCGCCGTCATGTCGGAGGAG ATGAGAGAAGCCGTGCGGCGCGTCGCCGAGCACTTCCCCACCGCGATTGTGAGCGGAAGATGCAGGGACAAG GTGCTCAACTTCGTGAAGCTGACGGAGCTGTACTACGCCGGGAGCCATGGCATGGACATCCAGGGCCCCGCCGCCTGCAGGCAGCCCAACCACGTCCAGCAG GTCGTACACACGCAGGCTGAAGCCGCAGCTGTCCATTACCAAGCTGCGAGTGAGTTCCTGCCGGTCATCGAAGAG GTGTTCCGCACGCTGACGGCCAAGATGGAGTCCATCGCCGGCGCCAGGGTGGAGCACAACAAGTACTGCCTGTCCGTCCACTTCCGCTGCGTCCGGGAGGAG GAATGGAATGCCGTGAACGAGGAGGTCAGGTCGGTGCTCAGGGAGTACCCGAACCTCAAGCTCACTCACGGCAGAAAG GTGCTGGAGATTCGTCCGTCCATCAAGTGGgacaagggcaaggccctcgagtTCTTGCTCAAGTCTCTTG GCTATGCTGGGCGCAACGACGTCTTCCCGATTTACATCGGAGATGATCGCACTGACGAGGACGCTTTCAAg GTGCTCCGCAACATGGGGCAGGGCATCGGAATCCTGGTGTCCAAGCTTCCTAAGGAGACGGCGGCATCCTACTCGCTGAGTGACCCTGCCGAG GTCAAGGAGTTCCTCCGCAAGCTGGCCAATAAGAAGGGGGCGCGCCAACCATGA
- the LOC732774 gene encoding ramosa 3 isoform X2 translates to MTKHAAYSSEDVVAAVAAPAPAGRHFTSFQALKGAPLDCKKHAAVDLSASGAAVVGGGPWFESMKASSPRRAADAEHGDWMEKHPSALAQFEPLLAAAKGKQIVMFLDYDGTLSPIVEDPDRAVMSEEVLNFVKLTELYYAGSHGMDIQGPAACRQPNHVQQVVHTQAEAAAVHYQAASEFLPVIEEVFRTLTAKMESIAGARVEHNKYCLSVHFRCVREEEWNAVNEEVRSVLREYPNLKLTHGRKVLEIRPSIKWDKGKALEFLLKSLGYAGRNDVFPIYIGDDRTDEDAFKVLRNMGQGIGILVSKLPKETAASYSLSDPAEVKEFLRKLANKKGARQP, encoded by the exons ATGACGAAGCACGCCGCCTACTCCAGCGAGGACGTGGTCGCGGCCgtggcggcgccggcgccggccggCCGGCATTTCACGTCGTTCCAGGCGCTGAAGGGCGCGCCCCTCGACTGCAAGAAGCACGCCGCCGTGGACCTGTCCGCGTCCGGGGCGGCCGTCGTGGGCGGCGGCCCCTGGTTTGAGTCCATGAAGGCTTCGTCGCCGCGGCGCGCCGCCGACGCCGAGCACGGCGACTGGATG GAGAAGCACCCGTCCGCATTGGCCCAGTTCGAGCCGCTGCTTGCCGCCGCCAAGGGGAAGCAGATCGTGATGTTCCTGGACTACGACGGCACCCTGTCACCGATCGTCGAGGACCCCGACCGCGCCGTCATGTCGGAGGAG GTGCTCAACTTCGTGAAGCTGACGGAGCTGTACTACGCCGGGAGCCATGGCATGGACATCCAGGGCCCCGCCGCCTGCAGGCAGCCCAACCACGTCCAGCAG GTCGTACACACGCAGGCTGAAGCCGCAGCTGTCCATTACCAAGCTGCGAGTGAGTTCCTGCCGGTCATCGAAGAG GTGTTCCGCACGCTGACGGCCAAGATGGAGTCCATCGCCGGCGCCAGGGTGGAGCACAACAAGTACTGCCTGTCCGTCCACTTCCGCTGCGTCCGGGAGGAG GAATGGAATGCCGTGAACGAGGAGGTCAGGTCGGTGCTCAGGGAGTACCCGAACCTCAAGCTCACTCACGGCAGAAAG GTGCTGGAGATTCGTCCGTCCATCAAGTGGgacaagggcaaggccctcgagtTCTTGCTCAAGTCTCTTG GCTATGCTGGGCGCAACGACGTCTTCCCGATTTACATCGGAGATGATCGCACTGACGAGGACGCTTTCAAg GTGCTCCGCAACATGGGGCAGGGCATCGGAATCCTGGTGTCCAAGCTTCCTAAGGAGACGGCGGCATCCTACTCGCTGAGTGACCCTGCCGAG GTCAAGGAGTTCCTCCGCAAGCTGGCCAATAAGAAGGGGGCGCGCCAACCATGA
- the LOC732774 gene encoding ramosa 3, with protein MTKHAAYSSEDVVAAVAAPAPAGRHFTSFQALKGAPLDCKKHAAVDLSASGAAVVGGGPWFESMKASSPRRAADAEHGDWMEKHPSALAQFEPLLAAAKGKQIVMFLDYDGTLSPIVEDPDRAVMSEEMREAVRRVAEHFPTAIVSGRCRDKVLNFVKLTELYYAGSHGMDIQGPAACRQPNHVQQAEAAAVHYQAASEFLPVIEEVFRTLTAKMESIAGARVEHNKYCLSVHFRCVREEEWNAVNEEVRSVLREYPNLKLTHGRKVLEIRPSIKWDKGKALEFLLKSLGYAGRNDVFPIYIGDDRTDEDAFKVLRNMGQGIGILVSKLPKETAASYSLSDPAEVKEFLRKLANKKGARQP; from the exons ATGACGAAGCACGCCGCCTACTCCAGCGAGGACGTGGTCGCGGCCgtggcggcgccggcgccggccggCCGGCATTTCACGTCGTTCCAGGCGCTGAAGGGCGCGCCCCTCGACTGCAAGAAGCACGCCGCCGTGGACCTGTCCGCGTCCGGGGCGGCCGTCGTGGGCGGCGGCCCCTGGTTTGAGTCCATGAAGGCTTCGTCGCCGCGGCGCGCCGCCGACGCCGAGCACGGCGACTGGATG GAGAAGCACCCGTCCGCATTGGCCCAGTTCGAGCCGCTGCTTGCCGCCGCCAAGGGGAAGCAGATCGTGATGTTCCTGGACTACGACGGCACCCTGTCACCGATCGTCGAGGACCCCGACCGCGCCGTCATGTCGGAGGAG ATGAGAGAAGCCGTGCGGCGCGTCGCCGAGCACTTCCCCACCGCGATTGTGAGCGGAAGATGCAGGGACAAG GTGCTCAACTTCGTGAAGCTGACGGAGCTGTACTACGCCGGGAGCCATGGCATGGACATCCAGGGCCCCGCCGCCTGCAGGCAGCCCAACCACGTCCAGCAG GCTGAAGCCGCAGCTGTCCATTACCAAGCTGCGAGTGAGTTCCTGCCGGTCATCGAAGAG GTGTTCCGCACGCTGACGGCCAAGATGGAGTCCATCGCCGGCGCCAGGGTGGAGCACAACAAGTACTGCCTGTCCGTCCACTTCCGCTGCGTCCGGGAGGAG GAATGGAATGCCGTGAACGAGGAGGTCAGGTCGGTGCTCAGGGAGTACCCGAACCTCAAGCTCACTCACGGCAGAAAG GTGCTGGAGATTCGTCCGTCCATCAAGTGGgacaagggcaaggccctcgagtTCTTGCTCAAGTCTCTTG GCTATGCTGGGCGCAACGACGTCTTCCCGATTTACATCGGAGATGATCGCACTGACGAGGACGCTTTCAAg GTGCTCCGCAACATGGGGCAGGGCATCGGAATCCTGGTGTCCAAGCTTCCTAAGGAGACGGCGGCATCCTACTCGCTGAGTGACCCTGCCGAG GTCAAGGAGTTCCTCCGCAAGCTGGCCAATAAGAAGGGGGCGCGCCAACCATGA